From Halapricum desulfuricans, a single genomic window includes:
- a CDS encoding MFS transporter encodes MTRRRLFGSLCTLVFLVNLARVVFAPLVEPLQAAFATTNATIGLTVTLAWLGSALPRIPTGYLLTRVPRHYVVGSTGLVLAAASAFIAGADSVTEVMVGAFLMGIASGAYFIAANPLVSELFPRRVGTALGVHGMASQIGAAVASLLVSAALIVGDWRTTFHAIGAAALLSTVGLAIATRRTPLPEAGADDRDLLAAVRHQWRIVLAGVVVISASGFVWQGVFNFLDSYLRTRGFSGSDARLLLTGVFAAGVPAFAVTGWLADRVPIVPLLLSILAGFALCVFALTLPFGTAWVVAVALVMGYVIHSLFPAMDTYLLGSLPDRHRASAYAVYSGTMMLLQATGSWSVGLLTDAGFSFPSIYRSFAVGLAVVLLGLVIAYRAGRLPTGARA; translated from the coding sequence GTGACACGACGCCGGCTGTTCGGCTCGCTGTGTACGCTGGTCTTTCTGGTCAACCTCGCCCGCGTGGTGTTCGCGCCGCTGGTCGAACCGCTCCAGGCGGCGTTCGCCACGACCAACGCGACGATCGGGCTGACCGTGACGCTGGCGTGGCTCGGCAGCGCGCTCCCGCGGATCCCGACGGGCTATCTGCTGACGCGGGTCCCACGTCACTACGTCGTCGGTTCGACCGGGCTGGTGCTGGCCGCGGCGTCGGCGTTCATCGCCGGGGCCGACAGCGTCACCGAAGTGATGGTCGGTGCGTTCCTGATGGGGATCGCCAGCGGCGCGTACTTCATCGCAGCCAACCCGCTGGTGAGCGAGCTGTTCCCCCGTCGAGTCGGCACGGCGCTTGGCGTCCACGGGATGGCGAGCCAGATCGGCGCGGCCGTGGCCTCGCTGCTCGTCTCGGCCGCGCTGATCGTCGGCGACTGGCGGACGACCTTCCACGCGATCGGGGCGGCGGCCCTGCTCTCGACGGTCGGCCTCGCGATCGCCACCCGGCGGACGCCGCTGCCCGAGGCGGGTGCGGACGACCGGGACCTGCTCGCGGCCGTCCGCCACCAGTGGCGGATCGTCCTCGCCGGCGTGGTCGTCATCAGCGCCAGCGGCTTCGTCTGGCAGGGCGTGTTCAACTTCCTCGACAGCTATCTTCGCACCCGGGGGTTCTCCGGCAGCGACGCGCGACTGCTACTGACTGGCGTGTTCGCGGCCGGCGTCCCGGCGTTCGCGGTGACGGGCTGGCTGGCCGACCGCGTCCCGATCGTCCCCCTCCTGCTGTCGATCCTGGCCGGCTTCGCGCTCTGTGTGTTCGCGCTGACGCTGCCCTTCGGCACGGCCTGGGTGGTTGCGGTCGCGCTGGTGATGGGCTACGTGATCCACAGCCTCTTCCCGGCGATGGACACCTACCTGCTGGGCTCGCTACCGGATCGCCACCGCGCCAGCGCCTACGCTGTCTACAGCGGGACGATGATGCTGCTCCAGGCGACCGGGAGCTGGTCCGTCGGGCTGTTGACCGACGCCGGATTCTCGTTCCCCTCGATCTACCGATCCTTTGCCGTCGGGCTGGCCGTCGTCTTGCTCGGGCTCGTCATCGCCTATCGGGCAGGTCGGTTGCCCACCGGAGCGCGCGCCTGA
- the lrp gene encoding HTH-type transcriptional regulator Lrp — protein sequence MTYENLDRKLVNALLGDGRASLRSLADDLDVSVTTVSNHLSTLEDEGTIRGYTPKVDYDKLGYDVTAIVQLKVEGSALPDVTETLRQHDQMVSVYEVTGDYDVIAVGKFRDTDDMNEQIKGLLTDPEINESNTSVVLNAAKEHEQFDLETE from the coding sequence ATGACGTACGAAAATCTGGATCGAAAGTTGGTGAATGCGCTTCTGGGGGATGGACGGGCAAGTCTACGCAGTCTCGCCGACGACCTCGACGTGTCGGTGACGACAGTCTCCAATCATCTCTCGACGCTGGAAGACGAGGGAACAATCCGGGGGTACACGCCGAAAGTCGATTACGACAAGCTTGGCTACGACGTGACAGCGATCGTCCAGTTGAAAGTCGAAGGGAGTGCGCTCCCGGACGTCACCGAGACGCTTCGCCAGCACGATCAGATGGTCAGTGTCTACGAGGTGACCGGCGATTACGACGTGATCGCCGTCGGGAAGTTCCGCGATACCGACGATATGAACGAACAGATCAAGGGACTACTGACCGACCCCGAGATCAACGAATCGAACACGAGCGTGGTCCTCAACGCCGCAAAGGAACACGAGCAGTTCGATCTTGAAACCGAGTGA
- the glnA gene encoding type I glutamate--ammonia ligase, whose amino-acid sequence MTGELSEAAQDVLDEIEDKDVDFLRLQFTDILGTVKNVSVPADQAEKAFTEGIYFDGSSIDGFVRIQESDMRLVPDPATFSILPWRSRDDIDGGNSARLICDVHNTSTGEPFAGDPRGVLQDALDRAEEMGYTVNAAPEPEFFLFEEDEDGRATTETNDAGGYFDLAPKDLASDVRRDIIYGLEDMGFDIEASHHEVAEGQHEINFEYDDALATADNVATFRSVVRAIAAEHDLHATFMPKPIPRINGSGMHTHLSLFTDDGENAFHDGDDEFNLSETAKQFTAGILEHAPALAAVTNPTVNSYKRLVPGYEAPVYVAWSDRNRSALIRKPAARIPAASRIEARFPDPSCNPYLAFAALIHAGLDGIENDLECPDPVRENIYEFDEAKREEYGIETLPTNLGEAIDELEDDEVVLEALGPHISEKFVEAKTEEFRDYLVDVSEWEIDRYLEKF is encoded by the coding sequence ATGACGGGCGAACTCTCAGAGGCGGCACAGGACGTCCTCGACGAGATCGAGGACAAAGACGTAGACTTCCTGCGTCTACAGTTCACCGACATCCTCGGGACGGTCAAGAACGTTTCCGTCCCGGCGGATCAGGCCGAGAAAGCATTCACCGAAGGCATCTATTTCGACGGGTCGTCGATCGACGGCTTCGTCCGCATCCAGGAGTCGGACATGCGTCTGGTCCCGGATCCGGCCACGTTCTCCATCCTGCCATGGCGCAGCCGTGATGACATCGACGGCGGCAACAGCGCACGACTCATCTGTGACGTTCACAACACCTCGACGGGCGAGCCGTTCGCGGGCGACCCGCGTGGCGTCCTGCAGGACGCGCTCGACCGCGCCGAGGAGATGGGCTATACGGTCAACGCTGCGCCCGAACCCGAGTTCTTCCTGTTCGAGGAAGACGAGGACGGCCGCGCGACGACCGAGACTAACGACGCCGGCGGCTACTTCGATCTCGCGCCCAAGGACCTCGCCAGCGACGTGCGCCGTGACATCATCTACGGCCTGGAGGACATGGGCTTCGACATCGAGGCCTCCCACCACGAGGTCGCCGAGGGCCAACACGAGATCAACTTCGAGTACGACGACGCACTGGCGACGGCGGACAACGTCGCGACCTTCCGGTCGGTCGTCCGTGCCATCGCCGCGGAACACGATCTGCACGCTACGTTCATGCCCAAACCGATCCCGCGGATCAACGGCTCGGGGATGCACACGCACCTCTCGCTTTTCACCGACGACGGCGAGAACGCCTTCCACGACGGGGACGACGAGTTCAACCTCAGCGAGACGGCCAAGCAGTTCACCGCCGGGATCCTCGAACACGCGCCCGCGCTGGCGGCGGTCACCAACCCCACGGTCAACAGTTACAAGCGCCTGGTGCCCGGCTACGAGGCTCCCGTCTACGTCGCCTGGTCCGACCGCAACCGCTCGGCGCTGATCCGAAAGCCCGCCGCGCGGATCCCGGCGGCATCCCGCATCGAGGCACGGTTCCCCGACCCGTCGTGTAACCCGTATCTCGCCTTCGCGGCACTCATCCACGCCGGGCTCGACGGGATCGAGAACGACCTGGAGTGTCCCGACCCGGTCCGGGAGAACATCTACGAGTTCGACGAGGCAAAGCGCGAGGAGTACGGCATCGAGACGCTGCCGACCAACCTCGGCGAAGCGATCGACGAACTCGAAGACGACGAGGTCGTGCTCGAGGCGCTCGGCCCGCACATCTCCGAGAAGTTCGTCGAAGCCAAGACCGAGGAGTTCCGTGACTACCTGGTCGATGTCTCCGAGTGGGAGATCGACCGGTACCTCGAGAAGTTCTAG
- a CDS encoding aldo/keto reductase, which translates to MATHEGTWAYRDRFHERFARTYFRPFGDLALSSIGVGTYLGDPTDEADSAYREAIVAALESGSNVLDTAINYRHQRSERVVGAAIDDSEIGRESVFLATKGGFLPFDGERPDDPGRYIYREFVEPGIVDREELAAGQHCMAPAFIDDQLDRSLDNLGVDRVDLYYVHNPETQLQARSRADVYDLIEATFERLERRAEAGDIGAYGVATWDAFRVGPSDGSSLSLPEVIDRAERAAGAVGHESSHFEAIQLPFNAYMADAFTAAVHDGRSALEVASEHNLHVFTSASLMQGKLAREMPDRVEAELAGKTRAQRAINFARSAPAVTSALVGMGSTEHVEENLAAGTDEPIGANAFDAIFE; encoded by the coding sequence ATGGCGACCCACGAGGGGACCTGGGCCTATCGCGACCGCTTCCACGAGCGCTTCGCTCGGACGTACTTCCGGCCGTTCGGCGACCTGGCGCTGTCGAGTATCGGCGTCGGCACGTACCTCGGCGACCCGACCGACGAGGCCGATTCGGCCTACCGGGAGGCGATCGTCGCGGCCCTGGAGTCGGGGAGCAACGTGCTCGACACGGCGATCAACTACCGCCACCAGCGCAGCGAGCGCGTCGTGGGCGCGGCGATCGACGATAGCGAGATCGGCCGCGAGAGCGTCTTCCTGGCCACCAAGGGCGGCTTTCTACCGTTCGACGGCGAGCGACCCGACGACCCCGGTCGATACATCTACCGGGAGTTCGTCGAGCCCGGAATCGTCGACCGCGAGGAGCTGGCGGCCGGCCAGCACTGCATGGCGCCGGCGTTCATCGACGATCAACTCGACCGTTCGCTCGACAATCTCGGGGTCGATCGCGTCGATCTGTACTACGTACACAACCCCGAGACGCAGCTACAGGCTCGGTCCCGGGCGGACGTCTACGACCTGATCGAGGCAACGTTCGAGCGACTGGAGCGACGGGCCGAAGCCGGCGACATCGGCGCGTACGGCGTCGCGACCTGGGACGCCTTCCGGGTCGGTCCGAGCGACGGGAGTTCGCTCTCGCTGCCCGAGGTGATCGATCGTGCCGAGCGTGCGGCCGGGGCGGTCGGCCACGAGAGCAGCCACTTCGAGGCGATCCAGTTGCCGTTTAACGCCTACATGGCCGACGCGTTCACGGCGGCCGTCCACGACGGTCGGAGCGCACTCGAAGTCGCAAGCGAGCACAACCTGCACGTCTTCACCAGTGCGAGCCTCATGCAGGGGAAACTGGCCCGGGAGATGCCCGATCGGGTCGAGGCCGAGCTAGCGGGCAAGACTCGCGCCCAGCGGGCGATCAACTTCGCCCGGAGCGCCCCCGCCGTGACGAGCGCGCTGGTCGGGATGGGATCGACGGAACACGTCGAAGAGAACCTGGCGGCAGGCACCGACGAACCGATAGGCGCGAACGCGTTCGACGCGATCTTCGAGTGA
- a CDS encoding glycosyl transferase family 2 — translation MEYAQERITTLHDFEGADPAAPTDRATVVVPMTERDHASLAAERVFSTLAAVSPGRVLVALRSDPDRVDQVRTWLEGFDLSLEVLWCDAPPLTETLDSAGLNGRRGKGRDVWLALGIAAADSEFVVVHDADAKSYAPTHVPRLLFPLDRGFAFSKGYYARVENNRLYGRLNRLFYEPLLRTLEDAHDASVLSYLAAFRYALAGEFAMTASLARRVRVPRTWGLEVGTLGGAFEYAGFEQTAQVDLGQHEHDHRSVSGPDGLGEMCRSVGRALWWVLEDAGVEPDFETLPARYREHAETLIDQYGADAAFNGLAFDRGDEREQVDAYAERIAPPEEDTRLPAWTDAPISPETVRERSRAGLNAVE, via the coding sequence ATGGAATACGCCCAGGAGCGGATCACGACGCTCCACGATTTCGAGGGGGCCGACCCGGCGGCACCGACCGACCGGGCGACGGTCGTCGTGCCGATGACCGAGCGCGATCACGCCAGCCTTGCGGCCGAGCGGGTTTTCTCGACGCTTGCAGCCGTCTCGCCCGGTCGCGTGCTGGTGGCGCTCCGTTCGGATCCGGACCGAGTCGACCAGGTTCGCACGTGGCTAGAGGGGTTCGACCTGTCCCTGGAGGTGCTGTGGTGTGACGCACCGCCGTTGACGGAAACGCTCGACTCGGCGGGACTGAACGGCCGTCGCGGCAAGGGGCGGGACGTCTGGCTGGCGCTGGGGATCGCCGCCGCCGACAGCGAGTTCGTCGTCGTCCACGACGCCGACGCGAAGAGCTACGCACCCACGCACGTCCCGCGGCTACTCTTCCCGCTCGATCGCGGGTTCGCGTTCTCGAAGGGGTACTACGCTCGCGTGGAGAACAACCGGCTGTACGGCCGGCTCAACAGGCTGTTTTACGAGCCGCTGCTCCGCACGCTCGAGGATGCCCACGACGCGTCGGTCCTCTCGTATCTGGCGGCGTTCCGGTACGCGCTAGCCGGCGAGTTCGCGATGACTGCCAGCCTCGCGCGCCGGGTCCGCGTGCCTCGCACCTGGGGACTGGAGGTCGGGACGCTCGGCGGCGCTTTCGAGTACGCTGGCTTCGAGCAGACCGCGCAGGTCGATCTCGGCCAGCACGAACACGATCACCGCTCGGTCAGCGGTCCGGACGGGCTGGGCGAGATGTGCCGGTCGGTCGGCCGGGCGCTGTGGTGGGTACTCGAGGACGCCGGGGTCGAACCCGACTTCGAGACGCTGCCTGCCAGGTATCGCGAGCACGCCGAGACGCTGATCGACCAGTACGGCGCCGACGCCGCCTTCAACGGGCTGGCGTTCGACCGAGGCGACGAGCGCGAACAGGTCGACGCCTACGCCGAACGGATCGCACCGCCGGAGGAGGACACACGACTGCCGGCCTGGACGGACGCGCCGATCTCGCCCGAAACTGTCCGAGAGCGCTCGCGAGCGGGGCTGAACGCGGTCGAGTGA
- a CDS encoding HVO_0758 family zinc finger protein: MESVRKGIRSGDIEKDTYERLICAGCDEVLKSENDPDEIGTVRVCPACGAEWKEVG, from the coding sequence ATGGAATCTGTCAGAAAGGGGATCCGCTCGGGCGATATCGAGAAAGACACCTACGAGCGGCTCATCTGTGCCGGCTGCGACGAGGTCCTGAAATCCGAGAACGACCCCGACGAGATCGGCACTGTCCGGGTCTGTCCGGCGTGTGGTGCGGAGTGGAAGGAGGTGGGATGA
- a CDS encoding DHH family phosphoesterase, which translates to MSPGVAGGAVAQADAVTSLPGGRPAIAAGAVLVVVALVAVGWWFRLRRSPAARFRAVLAGRDEITVLLHPNPDPDAMAAAMGVQALAGTVDTDVTVQYPGQIQRQENRAFQTVLEQDFEQIETAGDLEADSVVLVDHNEPRGFHGSDAIDPVAVVDHHPGSGTGAEFTDVRPEYGACATILAEYFDELGWEPHNTDGGPSVSDTLATGLLYGIQSDTKRLTNGCSPAEFDAASFLYRGVDEERLDRVANPQVNAEVLEVKARAITNREVRNAFAVSDVGDVGNVESIPQAAEELLRLEGVTAIVVLGRRDGTLHLSGRSRDDRVHMGKALKASVKDIPMAEAGGHARMGGGQLSIEHMEGLGPGDGLTVPEFRDRLFEAMTGELQ; encoded by the coding sequence ATGTCACCCGGGGTCGCTGGGGGGGCCGTCGCCCAGGCCGACGCCGTCACGTCACTGCCCGGGGGCCGCCCCGCGATAGCAGCCGGTGCTGTACTGGTCGTCGTCGCGCTCGTCGCCGTCGGCTGGTGGTTCAGGCTACGACGCTCGCCAGCGGCCCGATTCCGGGCCGTCCTAGCCGGCCGCGACGAGATCACGGTGTTGTTGCACCCCAACCCGGACCCGGACGCGATGGCCGCAGCGATGGGCGTCCAGGCGCTCGCTGGGACCGTCGACACCGACGTGACGGTCCAGTATCCCGGTCAGATCCAGCGACAGGAGAACCGTGCGTTCCAGACCGTGCTCGAACAGGACTTCGAGCAGATCGAGACGGCGGGTGATCTGGAGGCGGACTCCGTCGTCCTGGTCGATCACAACGAGCCTCGCGGGTTCCACGGCTCGGACGCCATCGATCCGGTCGCCGTCGTCGACCACCACCCCGGTAGCGGGACGGGTGCGGAGTTCACCGACGTCCGGCCCGAGTACGGGGCGTGTGCGACGATCCTCGCGGAATATTTCGACGAACTGGGATGGGAACCGCATAACACGGACGGTGGACCGAGCGTATCGGATACACTCGCGACCGGACTGCTGTATGGCATCCAGTCCGACACGAAGCGGCTGACGAACGGCTGCTCGCCGGCGGAGTTCGACGCTGCCAGCTTCCTGTACCGGGGTGTCGACGAGGAACGACTGGACCGGGTTGCCAACCCACAGGTCAACGCCGAAGTCCTGGAAGTCAAAGCCAGGGCGATCACGAACCGCGAGGTCCGCAACGCGTTCGCCGTGAGCGACGTTGGGGACGTCGGGAACGTCGAATCTATCCCGCAGGCGGCCGAGGAACTGCTCCGGTTAGAGGGCGTGACAGCGATCGTCGTCCTCGGTCGTCGCGACGGCACGCTCCACCTGTCGGGGCGCTCGCGGGACGACCGCGTACACATGGGCAAAGCGCTGAAAGCCTCCGTGAAAGATATCCCGATGGCCGAGGCCGGCGGCCACGCCCGCATGGGCGGCGGACAGCTCTCGATCGAGCACATGGAGGGGCTCGGCCCCGGTGACGGTCTCACTGTCCCGGAGTTTCGCGACCGGCTCTTCGAGGCGATGACCGGCGAACTGCAGTGA